The Magnetospirillum sp. 15-1 genomic interval ATGGGGATACCGCCACGGCCCGTTCCGACGTCATCCATATGGGTGGAAAACCAGGCCGCGTCGATCTGTTCCGGCGCGATGCCGGCGTCGGCCATGGCCTCGGTGTAAGCCTCGACCATCAGGTCTTCGGGGCCGACATCCCAGCGTTCACCAAACTTGCTGCAGCCCATGCCCAGAATGGCCACCCTGTCCTTGATGCCTGTCGCCATGTCCTACTCCGATTCACTCTGATCAACCGGCCGGACAGGCCGCACGGGAGTCGCTTTCCAGAAATAGCGAGTGAAACCTCGCTGTTCGTCGATGTCCTTGATCCGGAACACCATCTCCACTTCGGTTCCCGACTCGATCTCGCCCTCGCCCACGTCGGTGAACTCCATCAGGATGCGCCCCCCACCTACGAAATCGACCTGTCCGTAACGATGTGGTGGTGAACGATGAAACGATAGATACTCCGCCGACCAGCTCAGGACCGTAGCCCTGCGCTCAGCCAGCTTGTAAGGGCGTTGGGTATCCTGCTGCGGCCGGCCTTGCTCATAGGACAGCCGCGACGGCGGGAAGTGGACCTTGCCGGTCACTTCACAGCGCCCCGCCACCAGCCCCAAAATCGCCGATCTGTAACGATAGGCTGTACTCAAAGCCGTCTTCCGGTCCTGTTCGCCGCGCATGCCGCGTTCGAGGCTCAACTGCCCCTTGAACGACAAAAACTTGGTGTAGCTTGTTTCCTCGACACCGCCGGCCAGCCAATGACCGATCCCCTTGGCGGGGTGGAAGGAGCGGATCGCCTCGGTGACCCGGAAAACCACCGCCTGGGCACCGCTGCCGAATTGAGCCATCAGGACCAGGGCGCCGGGCCGGGCCGTCTCCAGTACATGGGTCAGCAGCAGCAGGGCATGGCCGGTGCCGGTTTCACCCACCTGATCGAGCAACGTGTCCACCACGGCCTCCGGGCGAATGCCGCAACGGACCGCCACCTGATGATCGGCCTTGGCGTAAGCGGACGGAAAGATGAAGTGATCGATGGCGGTGGCCTCAAGCCCGGCCTCGGCCAGCGCCGCCGCAACAGCCTTCGGCATCAGCTTGGCGATGCCTTCGTCGCGTACCCAGCGTTCCTCCCAGGCGTAGTCGATGTCTTTGCCGGCCATGCGAAAATGATCGACGAAATCCACCGTCAGCGTCCCGGCCCCCAGATACTCGGCGACCACGTCCTCAGTCCCCAGCAACAGCGCGGCCGCGCCGTCGCCATAGTCCAATTCCTGGGAACTGGCCGCCCGGGTAACGCGATTGTCGGCGGCGACCACGAGCACGTTGCCGCCATCGGCACGGACCTTGGCCACCGCCTGAGTCAACGCTGACAGTCCGGCGCGCTGCGAACCCCCAAATTCCAGTGCCTCCGTATTCCGATCAAGCGTCAACGCCTCGCACATAACGGCGGCGTTCATCCGCTCGGCGAACGGCAACGTGCAGGAGGCCAGAAAGACCCCCCGGACATGGCTGCGGTCCTCGCCCGGTCCCAGGCAGTCGCGGGCCGCAGCCACCGCCATGGTCAGACTGTCTTCGTCCCAGTTGGCCATGGTCCTGGTCCCCTTTGCCCTCCCCTTCAGGCTTGGGGCATACCAGGCATTGGCATGGACGACGGCGCGGCGGCTGAGCCGCAACCGAGGCAGATAGCCGCCATATCCGACAATTCCCACCATTCTCAGTCACCTCTTGGATTAGATCGCGACCCGAGACAGGCCCTCAGGAATTCGCCGATGTCACGCCGCGCCTCCCTCGCCTCGAGCAGTTCGTCCGGAAATTGCTGAAACACATGAATCATGCGATCCCAGATTTGAAGGCGAACGTGGACTCCAGCCGCCTCGGCCTTTTCAGCGAGCAGGGTCGAATCGCTCAATACCGTCTCGCGATTTCCGACCTGGATCAGCATCGGAGGCAATCCGTGCAGATCGCCAAACAGCGGCGATATCAACGGATCGCGGGGATCGCAATCATCCCCCAGATAGCCGCGCGCCATGGCCAAGATCATCGGCCGCTGATGGATGGGGTCGGAGGCGGCACGGGTCTCGTAGCTGGGACCCGACGCGGTAAGGTCGGTCCAGGCCGACATCAATACCGCCGCCGCCGGCAGAGGAAGGCCTGCGCTCCGCAACGACAGCAGAGTCGAAACCACCAAGCCGGCACCGGCTGAATCCCCTGCCAGCGCCACATTGGCCGGATCATGGCCTTCGGCCAGCAGCCAACTATAGGCCGCACAAGCATCCTCCAACGCGGCAGGAAACCGGTGCTCTGGCGCCAGGCGGTAGTCGAGGCCGAGCACTCGGCATTCGGCAGCAGTCGCGATACCGGCCATCAGTTCACGGTGCGAGCGTGGCGACCCCACCTGGAATCCCCCTCCGTGAAAATATAGGACGACCCTATCGTGGCGGGCCTCCGGAACGCGGACCCATTCGGCCGGCACCCCGCCCGCCGAAACCGGCTCGACCGAGACCGTCTCGGCCACCGATCCGAACAGTTCGTCCCAGTCTTCACGCATCTGCGCGACGGAGGTTAATCGGTTCCAGCCCCCGTAGACCTTGCGGATACGCGCGATCACGGCATCAACGGGGTCGGTGGGTGGAACCTCCGTCATTGTCCGCACCCCATGCCGCCCGACACTCCCAGCGTCTCACCGGTAATGAACCCGGCCGCATCCGACGCCAGGAAGGTGACCGCCGCAGCGACCTCATCGGGAGTTCCCAACCGTCCAAGTAAGGTAGCTCCGGTCATCGCCCGCATCAGGCGCTCTCCACCTGCCGCCAGCGCGGAACGCAGCAACGGCGTGTCGATAGGACCCGGCGCCACCACATTGGCGGTGATGCCCTTGCCACCGTTTTCACGGGCGATGGATTTGGTGAAGGCGATAACGCCCCCCTTGGCCGCCGCGTAGACGGCTCCGCCGCGCGATCCCAGACGCCCGGCTTCGGAGGCGATGTTGACGATACGCCCCCAGCCGGCCGCCTGCATGGCCGGCAGCACCGCGTGAGTGGTGGCAAGCACCGCCTCCAGATTGAGGGACAGCAGGCGGCGCCAGTCGGCCGCGGTGGTCTGGGTGAAGAAGCTGTGCTGATCCATGCCCGCATTGTTCACCAGGATATGGAATGGCCCACACTCGGCCACCACCCGATGCACACTGTCGAAATCGGTCACGTCGAGTGGCACCGCGCTGGCATCGATGGCGGCTGCAACTCCTTTCGCCGCCTCGATATCCAGATCGGCGATCACCACCTCCACCCCGGCGGCGGCGAGATGGCGGACGATGGCCGCGCCGATCCCCTTGGCGCCACCGGTCACAAGGGCGCGCCGCCCGACAGACGAGTCCGGCCCACAGCGAGACATGTCAACGCCCCGTAAAGCGCGGCGAGCGCTTCTCGATGACGGCAGCCAAACCCTCCCGCGCATCGGCCATTCCCGACATTTGGGCCTGGGCGTGATTTTCCCCCGGCATACAGGCTTCGACTCCCAGGCCAAGCCCGTTCCACAGGAGCCGCTTGGTGGCAGCCAGCGCCGCCGGCGCCCCTTCCGCGAGCTGGCGGGTCAAAGCCATTGCCTCCTGCAGGATGCGGTCATCGGGCACAACCCGGCTGATCAGCCCCATCTCCAGCGCCTCACTGGCGGCAATCACCGGATTGAGCAACAAAATCTCCATGGCCCGGCGAAATCCCACCAGGTGAGTCAGCGTGACGGAAACCCCGGCATCGGGAACCATGCCCACCCGTGTGGCACCGGCGAGAAATTTGGACGACTCGCCCGCCACCACCATGTCGGACGAGCAGACCAGCCCGAGGCCACCGCCACCGGCGGCGAAGCCCTGGACGGCAGTGACCACTGGGGCATTGAGCCGCATCAGCAACCCGGCGACGGTCTGCAGACGCGAGGTCGCCACCCGGATCAGGTCGGGAAGAGCCTCTCCCTGGTCGAGAAAGACATGCACGTCACCGCCGGCGCAGAAGTTTTTGCCCTCGCCGCTCAGCAGTACTGAGCGGACTCGGCCATCACCATGCACCCGCAATACAGCCTCTTGCAACGCGCTCAGCAGTTCCAGATTCATGCCATTGGCGTCATCCGGGCGATTAAGGCGCAGATGTGCCACCCCGTCGGCATGTAGACCGAGAAGGACCGGCCCCTCGTCGATCAGAACCATCGGCTGTCCATTGCCATCGTCGATCATAAGCCCCTCCCGGGTGCCGCGGTGTTTCAGATCAGGAAGGCCATCGAGAACAGAGCGTCCTCGTTATTGACCAGGGTCACCTTCTTCATGACCA includes:
- a CDS encoding SDR family oxidoreductase, producing MTGGAKGIGAAIVRHLAAAGVEVVIADLDIEAAKGVAAAIDASAVPLDVTDFDSVHRVVAECGPFHILVNNAGMDQHSFFTQTTAADWRRLLSLNLEAVLATTHAVLPAMQAAGWGRIVNIASEAGRLGSRGGAVYAAAKGGVIAFTKSIARENGGKGITANVVAPGPIDTPLLRSALAAGGERLMRAMTGATLLGRLGTPDEVAAAVTFLASDAAGFITGETLGVSGGMGCGQ
- a CDS encoding alpha/beta hydrolase, which translates into the protein MTEVPPTDPVDAVIARIRKVYGGWNRLTSVAQMREDWDELFGSVAETVSVEPVSAGGVPAEWVRVPEARHDRVVLYFHGGGFQVGSPRSHRELMAGIATAAECRVLGLDYRLAPEHRFPAALEDACAAYSWLLAEGHDPANVALAGDSAGAGLVVSTLLSLRSAGLPLPAAAVLMSAWTDLTASGPSYETRAASDPIHQRPMILAMARGYLGDDCDPRDPLISPLFGDLHGLPPMLIQVGNRETVLSDSTLLAEKAEAAGVHVRLQIWDRMIHVFQQFPDELLEAREARRDIGEFLRACLGSRSNPRGD
- a CDS encoding enoyl-CoA hydratase-related protein, with translation MIDDGNGQPMVLIDEGPVLLGLHADGVAHLRLNRPDDANGMNLELLSALQEAVLRVHGDGRVRSVLLSGEGKNFCAGGDVHVFLDQGEALPDLIRVATSRLQTVAGLLMRLNAPVVTAVQGFAAGGGGLGLVCSSDMVVAGESSKFLAGATRVGMVPDAGVSVTLTHLVGFRRAMEILLLNPVIAASEALEMGLISRVVPDDRILQEAMALTRQLAEGAPAALAATKRLLWNGLGLGVEACMPGENHAQAQMSGMADAREGLAAVIEKRSPRFTGR
- a CDS encoding 3-oxoacyl-[acyl-carrier-protein] synthase III C-terminal domain-containing protein gives rise to the protein MANWDEDSLTMAVAAARDCLGPGEDRSHVRGVFLASCTLPFAERMNAAVMCEALTLDRNTEALEFGGSQRAGLSALTQAVAKVRADGGNVLVVAADNRVTRAASSQELDYGDGAAALLLGTEDVVAEYLGAGTLTVDFVDHFRMAGKDIDYAWEERWVRDEGIAKLMPKAVAAALAEAGLEATAIDHFIFPSAYAKADHQVAVRCGIRPEAVVDTLLDQVGETGTGHALLLLTHVLETARPGALVLMAQFGSGAQAVVFRVTEAIRSFHPAKGIGHWLAGGVEETSYTKFLSFKGQLSLERGMRGEQDRKTALSTAYRYRSAILGLVAGRCEVTGKVHFPPSRLSYEQGRPQQDTQRPYKLAERRATVLSWSAEYLSFHRSPPHRYGQVDFVGGGRILMEFTDVGEGEIESGTEVEMVFRIKDIDEQRGFTRYFWKATPVRPVRPVDQSESE